The following coding sequences lie in one Salvelinus fontinalis isolate EN_2023a chromosome 21, ASM2944872v1, whole genome shotgun sequence genomic window:
- the LOC129818661 gene encoding rapamycin-insensitive companion of mTOR-like isoform X3: MAEHDPSDNLREILQNVAKQQGVSNMRKLGHLNNFIKLLCNAGHSEEKLGFTHEEIVICLRLALLNEAKEVRAAGLRALRYLIRDSAILQKVLRLQVDYLIARCIDIQQSNEVERTQALRLVRKMITVNALLFPSSVTNSLIAVGNDGLQERDRMVRVCIAIICELAVKNPVVVAQRSGLSTILKNVIDCQLSRINEALITTILHLLNHPHTRQYVRSDVELEQILAPYTDFHYRHNADTSEGQLKEDREARFLASKMSIVASFRSWSGIINLCKSGNSGIQSLIGLLCIPNVEVRKGLLEVMYDIFRLPMPVATADFIEALISVDPSRFQDSWRLSDGFVASEAKCILPHRARSRPDLMDNYLALVLSAFIKSGLLEGLIEVITSTDDNNSVRATILLGELLHMANTILPHSHSHHLHCLPTLINKAASFDIAQEKRLRASAAVNYLKCFHEKKKKGPKPNSLYLDHIIRKSKASHYCRDQHFRPQRDIFVIKDTEDALMMNLRDSHILNHKENLDWNWVLIATILKWPNVNLRSNKDEQIHKFVRRLLFFYKPSSKLYASLELDHSKARQLTVVGCQFIEFLLESDEDGQVYLEDLVKDIVQWLSSSSGLKLDRSLQSNGLLTTLSQHYFLFLGTLSSHPHGVKMLEKCSVFQCLLNICTLKNRDHLLKLTVSTLDYSRDGLSRVILSKILTAATDNCRLYATKHLRVLLRANVEFFSNWGIELLVTQLHDRNKSISMEALDILDEACEDKANLHALIQMKPALTHLGDKGVLLLLRFLSIPKGFSYLNERGYVTKQLEKWQKEYNLKYVDMIEEQLNEALTTYRKPVDGDNYVRRSNQRLQRPNVYLPVHLYGQLVHDKTGCHLLEVQNVVPDLSYTVRSPMLDKWEGIKQLKAALWALGNIGSSNWGLNLLQEEGVIPDIVVLALHCEVLSVRGTCLYVLGLISKTRQGCDMLKQHGWDAVRHSRRTLWPVVPDDMEPHPNPPSLLSSVPSSLSLASDSTSSMHNSESDSTQPSMYIMDDERLENCDLSDDPPMYMRPKYKDRSPFTLLASSRFRNRLLHSLSLSGKKLRSNSDPKGIPRGRGGRVEGEQGRKRTVTEPSYTFGSSDVFPIYNDGHLPKSPSVNLETSFVGSKVSENRGSTPSIGEGEGRLPGRSVGVGGAGVGENQREQASRERLAEYGPSGGGGGTQFKSRSQSFNTDTTTSGISSMSSSPSRETLPSTIDTDGVSINSVISAQTIQTLTSLTPQPHTAHLSSLSKSSSASLVPPGSSHTLPRRAQSLKSPSLTTLSGLTDCSLMYSNSRDALGYATLKYASCRDTYASQRDALGYATLKRLQQQRIHSSLSHSEALASPAKDMLFTDTINMKTGSLDSRLTPRRCSVKRFGCLGHGGPAVSSRRPVRALLPRFLKALSFASLDKEDLLSPISQTTLQRSSSVRSMVSSATYGSSDDFIGLALPVDINNMFQIKETPYFLKRTSPPSEDRSAKFFSGDSDGPSPHSRHAVLRSQLSITELMGVSRAEQQQLLGSEETGLQEHNDDNCLYCTGLTVLGFSASNSHPDLTEDHPFSEWCSPPVQNHLEVMAQTKLSGVSGCSDAMSQGSPGSTRSTELVLGVKSIPEDAPAGRVLLRKEVLRLVVNLSSSVGTKGHETNLLTIKEKFPYAFDDICLYSEVSYLLAHCMFRLSARRFIQELFQDVPFIPMYEEAESILSMSPKNGPTDRPSC, translated from the exons ATCCTTCAGACAACCTTCGGGAAATCCTTCAGAATGTTGCCAAGCAACAAGGAGTCTCCAACATGCGCAAACTTGGTCACCTGAACAACTTTATAAAG CTTCTCTGCAATGCAGGCCACTCAGAGGAGAAGCTTGGGTTTACACATGAAGAGATCGTCATTTG TCTCCGGTTAGCGCTGTTAAATGAGGCTAAGGAGGTGCGAGCTGCAGGGCTGAGGGCTCTACGCTACCTGATCAGAGACAGCGCTATTCTCCAGAAGGTCCTCCGTCTTCAGGTGGACTACCTGATCGCCAG GTGCATAGACATCCAGCAAAGCAATGAGGTGGAAAGAACACAGGCTCTCAGGCTGGTGCGAAAG ATGATCACAGTGAATGCACTGCTCTTCCCCTCGTCTGTCACCAACTCCCTTATTGCCGTGGGCAACGATGGGCTACAGGAGCGAGACCGCATGGTGCGCGTCTGTATCGCCATCATCTGTGAACTTG CTGTGAAGAACCCTGTGGTGGTGGCTCAGAGGAGTGGTCTCAGCACCATTCTGAAGAACGTGATCGACTGTCAGCTGAGTCGCATCAACGAGGCACTCATCACTACCATCCTACACCTCctcaaccacccacacacacgccaGTATGTGCGCTCAGATGTGGAGCTCGAG CAAATCCTGGCCCCGTACACAGACTTTCACTACAGACACAATGCAGACACATCAGAGGGGCAACTCAA GGAAGACCGGGAAGCTCGATTCCTGGCCAGTAAGATGTCCATAGTTGCTTCCTTTCGCTCCTGGTCAG GCATCATTAACCTGTGCAAGTCAGGCAACTCTGGAATCCAGTCTCTTATTGGCCTGCTATGTATACCAAATGTGGAAGTAAGG AAAGGCTTGTTAGAGGTGATGTATGATATATTCCGGCTCCCCATGCCTGTTGCGACTGCAGACTTTATTGAAGCACTTATCAGTGTGG ACCCCAGTAGGTTCCAAGACAGTTGGAGGTTATCTGACGGCTTTGTGGCTTCTGAAGCAAAATGTATCCTTCCGCATCGAGCTCGGTCAAG GCCTGACCTAATGGATAACTACCTGGCTTTGGTACTGTCTGCCTTCATCAAGAGTGGACTTCTTGAG GGTCTGATTGAGGTTATCACAAGCACCGATGACAACAACTCTGTGCGAGCCACCATTCTACTGGGAGAACTGCTTCACATG GCCAACACCATTCTCCCACACTCCCACAGCCACCACCTGCACTGTCTGCCCACACTCATCAACAAGGCTGCCTCTTTCGACATCGCCCAGGAGAAGAGACT ACGGGCGAGTGCAGCGGTCAACTACCTGAAGTGCTTCCacgagaagaagaagaaaggacCCAAACCCAACAGCCTGTACCTGGACCACATCATCCGCAAATCAAAGGCTTCACACTACTGTAGAGACCAGCACTTTAGACCACAGAGAGATATCTTTGTCATTAAG GACACTGAGGATGCTCTCATGATGAACCTGAGAGACAGCCACATCCTGAACCACAAAGAGAACCTGGACTGGAACTGGGTTCTCATCGCAACAATACTGAAG TGGCCAAACGTTAACCTGCGGAGCAATAAAGATGAACAAATACACAA GTTTGTGCGCAGGCTGCTGTTCTTCTATAAGCCCAGCAGTAAGCTGTATGCCAGCCTGGAGCTGGACCACAGCAAAGCCAGGCAGCTCACTGTGGTGGGATGCCAGTTCATTGAGTTCCTCCTGGAGTCTGACGAG GATGGGCAGGTGTACCTGGAGGACCTGGTGAAGGACATAGTCCAATGGCTCTCATCTTCTTCGGGGCTCAAGCTCGACCGCAGTCTCCAGAGCAATGGGCTGCTCACCACCCTCAGCCAGCACTACTTCCTGTTCCTGGGCACTCTTTCCTCACACCCGCACGGCGTCAAGATGCTGGAGAAGTGTAGTGTCTTCCAGTG CCTGTTGAACATCTGTACACTGAAGAATCGGGACCACCTGCTGAAGCTCACTGTGTCCACACTGGACTACAGCCGTGACGGGCTGTCCAGGGTCATCCTGTCCAAGATCCTCACCGCTGCCACTGAC AACTGCAGGTTGTATGCCACTAAACATCTGCGGGTGCTGCTGCGTGCCAACGTGGAGTTCTTCAGTAATTGGGGCATCGAGCTCCTGGTCACCCAGCTCCACGACCGCAACAAGAGTATCTCCATGGAGGCGCTGGACATACTGGATGAGGCCTGCGAGGACAAG GCAAACCTCCATGCTCTGATCCAGATGAAGCCAGCTCTCACACATCTTGGGGACAAGGGGGTCCTGCTGCTGCTACG GTTCTTGTCCATTCCAAAGGGCTTCTCCTACCTCAATGAGAGGGGCTACGTCACCAAGCAGCTAGAGAAATGGCAGAAG GAGTATAACCTGAAATATGTGGACATGATAGAGGAGCAGCTGAACGAGGCTCTCACCACGTACCGTAAACCTGTCGACGGAGACAACTATGTACGTCGAAGCAACCAAAGGTTACAGAGGCCCAATGTTTATCTTCCTGTGCATCTGTATGGCCAACTTGTCCATGACAAGACAGGCTGCCATCTATTGGAAGTCCAG AATGTGGTTCCTGACCTAAGCTACACTGTTCGCTCCCCAATGCTGGACAAGTGGGAGGGCATTAAACAACTTAAGGCAGCACTTTGGGCCTTG GGTAACATAGGGTCGTCAAACTGGGGGTTGAACCTCCTGCAAGAGGAAGGGGTGATCCCTGACATAGTGGTTCTGGCTCTGCACTGTGAGGTTCTCTCCGTCAGAGG GACGTGTCTGTACGTGTTGGGGCTTATCTCGAAGACGCGTCAGGGCTGTGACATGCTGAAGCAGCACGGCTGGGACGCTGTGAGACACAGCCGCCGGACGTTGTGGCCCGTTGTCCCCGATGACATGGagccccaccccaacccccccagtctgctgtcctctgtcccctccagCCTCAGCCTCGCCTCTGACTCCACCAGCTCCATGCACAACAGTGAGAGTGACTCCACACAACCCA GTATGTACATCATGGACGATGAGAGGCTGGAGAATTGTGACCTGTCGGACGATCCTCCTATGTACATGAGACCCAAGTACAAAGACCGCAGCCCCTTCACCCTCCTGGCCTCCAGCCGCTTCCGCAACCGCCTCCTCCACTCCCTGTCGCTATCTGGGAAGAAGCTCCGCAGCAACAGCGACCCCAAGGGCATTCCCAGGGGCCGCGGAGGAAGGGTGGAGGGGGAACAGGGGCGCAAACGCACCGTCACCGAGCCCAGCTACACCTTTGGATCTTCAGACGTCTTCCCAATCTATAATGACGGACACTTGCCCAAAAGCCCCTCTGTCAACCTAGAAACCTCCTTTGTGGGCAGCAAGGTATCTGAGAACCGGGGCAGCACCCCCAGcattggggagggggaggggaggttgCCAGGCCGGTCAGTGGGGGTAGGAGGGGCAGGGGTGGGTGAGAACCAGAGAGAACAGGCTAGCCGGGAGCGCCTGGCCGAGTATGGCCCGTCCGGAGGGGGCGGGGGGACTCAGTTTAAATCACGCAGTCAGAGCTTCAACACGGACACGACCACCAGCGGCATCAGCTCTATGAGCTCCAGCCCCTCCAGGGAGACCCTGCCCTCCACCATCGACACGGACGGTGTCAGCATCAACAGTGTGATCAGCGCCCAAACCATCCAGACCCTGACCTCCCTCACCCCCCAGCCCCACACCGcccacctctcctccctgtccaaaTCCAGCTCTGCCTCCCTGGTGCCCCCCGGCTCCTCCCACACCCTTCCCCGCCGCGCCCAGTCCCTAAAGTCGCCCTCGTTGACCACTCTGAGCGGCCTGACGGACTGCAGCCTCATGTACTCCAACTCCCGGGACGCGCTGGGCTACGCCACGCTGAAGTACGCAAGTTGTCGTGACACGTACGCTAGTCAGCGTGATGCGCTGGGCTACGCTACGCTGAAGAGGCTGCAGCAGCAGAGGATCCACTCATCCCTGTCCCACAGCGAGGCTCTGGCTTCCCCAGCCAAAGACATGCTCTTCACCGATACCATCAACATGAAGACTGGCAGCCTGGACTCCAGACTCACCCCAAGGAG GTGCTCAGTAAAAAGGTTTGGCTGTTTGGGTCACGGTGGGCCAGCTGTGTCCAGTCGCAGGCCTGTCAGAGCCCTCCTTCCACG gtTCCTGAAGGCTCTGAGTTTTGCCTCTCTGGATAAGGAGGATCTGCTGAGCCCCATCAGCCAGACCACTCTGCAGCGGTCCTCCTCAGTGAGATCCATGGTGTCCAGTGCCACCTATGGCAGCTCTGATGACTTCATTGGCCTGGCGCTGCCCGTGGACATCAACAACATGTTCCAG ATAAAAGAAACACCATATTTCCTGAAGAGGACCAGCCCGCCCTCTGAGGACAGATCTGCCAAATTCTTCTCTGGTGACTCAGATG GTCCCAGCCCTCACTCCCGGCATGCTGTGCTCCGCTCCCAGCTGAGCATCACAGAGCTGATGGGGGTGAGCCGTGCAGAGCAGCAGCAGCTACTGGGCTCAGAGGAGACTGGTCTACAGGAACACAACGATGACAACTGCCTCTACTGCACTGGGTTGACTGTGCTTGGCTTCAGCGCATCCAACAGCCACCCAG ACTTGACGGAGGACCACCCTTTCTCAGAGTGGTGCAGTCCACCTGTGCAGAATCACCTGGAGGTCATGGCCCAAACCAAACTGTCAGGGGTGTCTGGGTGCAGTGATGCTATGTCCCAGGGCTCCCCAGGAAGCACCCGCAGCACTGAACTGGTTTTGG gagtgAAGTCCATCCCAGAGGATGCTCCGGCTGGCAGGGTTCTCCTCAGGAAGGAGGTCCTGCGTCTGGTGGTCAACCTCAGCTCCTCTGTGGGGACCAAAGGCCACGAGACTAACCTGCtaac GATCAAGGAGAAGTTCCCCTATGCATTCGATGACATTTGTCTCTACTCTGAGGTGTCCTACCTGCTGGCCCACTGCATGTTCCGTCTGTCGGCACGCCGCTTCATCCAGGAGCTCTTCCAGGACGTGCCATTTATCCCG aTGTACGAAGAGGCAGAGAGCATCCTCTCCATGTCGCCAAAGAACGGACCGACCGACCGACCCTCCTGCTGA